Genomic window (bacterium):
CATTTATTGCCCGAGGCCATTTGCACGGCTTCGGGCATTTTTCGCAGACGCCACATGTTGATGATTCCAAAAACCGGTCCGGCGGCGAGTACCACGAACACTTTGTTCCAGCCGATCATAGCAACGAGGGCAGGAATCAGCGCAATTGAGATAAGAGTCAGCAGAAATCCCAGCGAAGTCTGCAGAGTTAACGCGGTGCCGACATAACGATAATCCGTCAGCTCGCTGACAGCGGCGCTGAATTGCGCGCTGTCCGCAACAACAGCAAACCCCCAGATAATACAAAGAACTGTTAATGCAATGGGATGATCAAAGAAGAACCCTGCAAGCAAGCAACAGGCGCCTGATATCAGTAAACTCAGACTGGTTACTTTCGTACGGCCGATTCTATCCGCCATGATCCCGGCAAGAACGCATCCAATGGTTCCGGCGGCGATTGCAGCGAATCCAGCAAAACGTGCGGCCTGTGCGCTACCACCGGCACCCTGAAAACTCGCTAACAGGAAAATAGGAACCCAGGTCCACATGGCATAGAGCTCCCACATGTGACCCAGATATCCGTAGTTCGCAAGCCTTGTCGGTTTGTGCTTCAATGCTCGAACAGCAAATCGCCAATCAAAGGGCGCACTCTGGCTCAAATAAGGACCCGGCCGGACAAATAAAGCGCAGATTACCGCAGCAAGAAGTGCCATGAAAGAGAGCGCCAGCAGAATCGTCTGCCAGGGCGGCATCCCGCTTTCACCGACAATACCATTCAGCAGATGAGGCAACGATTTGCCCAACGTCAACGAACCTACCAGCATTCCAATTCCAAGGCCGCGATCTTCTTTGCACCAGGTGGCGACCAGTTTCATTCCCGGTGGATAGACACCTGCCATCCACATTCCTGTAAGAAAACGCAAAACGAGAGTTGTGTTGAATTGCGGATTGAAAACAGGAATGGCAGCGTTAAAACAGGCGGCGGCAACCGCGCTAATCGCGAACAACCAGTGGTTACTGATCCTGTCACCCAGATTCAATAGCGCGCTCAGAATAGCTCCGCAAACAAAACCGATCTGAACGCTATTGGTAATCCAGGATTGTTGAGAAGGGCTGAGCTTCCATTCAGATGTTAATTGTGGAAGCACTGCGGATCCGGAAAACCACAACGACATCGCCAGCATTGCAGCAAATGCCAGCAGTAAAAGATTCTTCCACTTCTTTGCGGCTTCGCGTCTTTGCGTTGAATTCAAATTCTTCGGTGTCACTACAAATATGGACTGAGTGACTTTATAGGATGAAGTTCTACAGGATCTTTTTCTCTCCGGAAAATGCGCGCGCCAGAGATTCCTTTCAACAAGATTTCGTCGCTCTGAACGCGAATCATTGCGCCTTCACGTAATCCGACTACCGGTCTGTCGTTTTCTTCCAGATACTCGCGGATTCTTTCTTCGCGCGTTTCTCCCATATGTTTGGAATTCGGATCGGGATCAAGGTAATGCGGATTGATTTGGAAGTGAACCAATCCCAATGCTGTTAGCGACGGTGGTTCCACGATCGGCATATCATTTGTTGTTCGGATCGTGGGACAGGCCACATTCGTGCCGGCGCTGGAGCCCATGTATAGCATCCCCTGATCAACGCGACTCCGGATTTCTTCCAGCAGATTCTTTTCATACAATGACTTCAAAAGTCGAAAAGTATTCCCACCGCCAATGAATATTGCTTCCGCATTCCGTACCGTTTCGCGGGGATCTTCACTCCTGTGGATGGAATCGACCCGATAC
Coding sequences:
- a CDS encoding MFS transporter encodes the protein MNSTQRREAAKKWKNLLLLAFAAMLAMSLWFSGSAVLPQLTSEWKLSPSQQSWITNSVQIGFVCGAILSALLNLGDRISNHWLFAISAVAAACFNAAIPVFNPQFNTTLVLRFLTGMWMAGVYPPGMKLVATWCKEDRGLGIGMLVGSLTLGKSLPHLLNGIVGESGMPPWQTILLALSFMALLAAVICALFVRPGPYLSQSAPFDWRFAVRALKHKPTRLANYGYLGHMWELYAMWTWVPIFLLASFQGAGGSAQAARFAGFAAIAAGTIGCVLAGIMADRIGRTKVTSLSLLISGACCLLAGFFFDHPIALTVLCIIWGFAVVADSAQFSAAVSELTDYRYVGTALTLQTSLGFLLTLISIALIPALVAMIGWNKVFVVLAAGPVFGIINMWRLRKMPEAVQMASGNK
- the pepE gene encoding dipeptidase PepE — protein: MANRQLLLISSSVVHGGGYLDHAEGEIRDHLRSVSSVLFVPYALKDHEAYCAKVCLRFERMGYRVDSIHRSEDPRETVRNAEAIFIGGGNTFRLLKSLYEKNLLEEIRSRVDQGMLYMGSSAGTNVACPTIRTTNDMPIVEPPSLTALGLVHFQINPHYLDPDPNSKHMGETREERIREYLEENDRPVVGLREGAMIRVQSDEILLKGISGARIFRREKDPVELHPIKSLSPYL